A genomic region of Vitis vinifera cultivar Pinot Noir 40024 chromosome 7, ASM3070453v1 contains the following coding sequences:
- the LOC100240880 gene encoding uncharacterized protein LOC100240880, whose amino-acid sequence MPVSFSRLGKSLPFSGLFRQLEQEIETVVKVLQPGPLGIIEHKFSTEEIREAEATVNRAVANWRRNANLEQGSDILKSYIHK is encoded by the exons ATGCCAGTTTCTTTTTCACGACTCGGCAAGTCTCTGCCCTTTTCCGGCCTCTTCAg GCAGTTAGAGCAAGAGATTGAAACTGTGGTTAAGGTACTCCAGCCAGGGCCGTTGGGAATCATAGAACACAAGTTCTCTACTGAGGAAATTCGTGAAGCGGAGGCTACTGTTAATAGAGCAGTGGCAAATTGGCGGAGGAATGCAAACCTAGAACAGGGAAGCGACATTTTGAAAAGTTATATTCATAAATGA